ATTTTATATGTACCCTTGCAATAACACAATATAACAGATTTAAATTTGAATTCTTATTTAAGTGTTTGCCTCACATATTCACCACAAATCATTAACTAACTTATTGATAATTATTGCTAACATTATACTCACAAGCAATGACAATATTATATATAGAACAAAGAAAGTTTCCAATGTTTTAAAAGAAAGCAATACAACAAAATGAATTAGATAAAATTCATAAGAGATATTACCCATATAAACTATAGGTTTAAATGATAAACATTTGAACCTATTTAAATAAACAACGGCAACAATCATAGCAGCGGCTATTGATTGTATAAACAGCAATAATGTAGAATCATCCCCCAAGAATATATTCCTAACATCAAGCATTATAATTGAAGTCAACAATAAAAACAGAGAATTTATTCTACTATGAGATAACCAATTACGAAATTTCACCGAATTATCTATAAACAAATGCATTAGAAGACCTATAATAAAGCAAAATAGAAATCTATATACAAATAAACCAAGAGTTAAGAATGCAATATAAACTAAAAGCTTCCACTTATATGAAAACCTATTAGCGAAATAGACTATTAAAGGCATTAAAATAAACATGCGCACTTCAACTACCATATACCATACAGGAGGATTTAGTAATTTGGTATCAGAAGGTATCAAAATAAATAATTGTTTTATCAATTCAAACAATGGAACACGACTTTGCCAAAAGCTATTGCTCCATTCTGTAAAATTTATCCGAATATAATCTAAAGACAAATTACACATCACAAAAGCCAATATCATAGTAACAATATAAGCCGGATAGATACGTTTTACTTTCTTTACCAAGCCCCTAATATAATTGTTAAATGAAAACAATTCATTATGAGCATAAAAGAATCCACTGATAGCAAAAAATATCATAACAGCCCTTGCCCATCCCAAAAAATATGCCAAGGTGTAGAAGAAAGCATAGCAACCAAGTTTAAATCATACATCCATAAAGAATGTGAGAAAAAAACGACTAATGCTGCCACACCTTTCAAACCTTGAATTGATAAATTAACTTCCCTACTCATTAAGATTTTAATATAGCCCATATATTCTATTAAAGAACATATAAATAACAACAATAAAATAGCGCACGTGAATCATTTCCTCTGCCCACCATAAATTGGGAGTCGTTCAGCATATATTGAATATCACTAGTGTCCACTAAAAATTAGAGGACGAGTTAAAAATTATAATTACTAAATAAATTTGGTCCATCAAGACCGCTTTGTTCTTTGACATCATTGAATTTAGTTTTGCTGAAGAGATCCTTTAATGGAGTCTTGTCCGTAAGAGAAATGCCAAGAATTTGTAGAACCTCGTATGTCGATCTATCCAGTTTCATATCATGTTGCATGATAGCCACAAGACAGTAGGCAATGATTGCTGAGTAGACTTGTATCTTTACAGCGTTCTCGGAAGTACCCCAAAATTTCTTTATTTTAAGGTGTTGCTTGAGCCATTTAAAGAACAGTTCTACTTGCCAACGATTCTTGTAAAGTTCCGCAACCTGTAAGGCTGGAATATGTTTTGCATTTGTCAGATAAATGAACTCCCGTTCGTCTTCTTCATCCCAAAACCTCACTAAGCGAATCGTTTCAGGATATGATTTTTGGGTATAGAAACCGGTAAGTTCAATCTCACAGTCGGACAATACTTAGGCAGACGTCGTTTCCATTTGAGTACTTTCGCCTTAATATTTGTTTTAGCCCGTACAACAAAGAACGAATCCATCATATGTATCTTATAGAGACGATGATAATCGTTATATGCACGGTCGAAAACATAGAAAGAGCCAGACTCATAAGGTATTACATCCATTGCCTTGACATCGTTTATCTTTGCTTCGGTTATATGGACAAAGGCAGGCACTTGAGTCTCTACGTCATACAACGTGTGGATTTTTATACCTCCCTTATGTGTACGAAAGTTAGCCCAAGGAAACAGCTTCAGACACAAGTCAATCGTGGTAGAATCGAAGGCATATACATTTCCGTTTAGTTTGAATATGTCATTTACTCTTTTCTTTCTGGCCTCGCTTATCATATAGAATGCGAAGTCCTCAAAAATACGGTAGTCCCGGTTCTCATTTGCTTTTGCAAAGTTACTCCGAGTGACATGTTTCCCAACCCCAAGATGGTAGCATTTCTCTTGATGTGCATTCAGCGCAACAATCAGATCACGAAGACTTTCGCGGTTGCACAATTGTCCGAACATCAAAGTAAGAAGTTGATTCCAGCAAGTAAAATGCTTAACATACTTGTTGCCATCATACTTCTTTACGATACGGAGAAACTTGTAGTTGTCTAAAAACTCAACCATTTGGGCGAAAACGTATTTGTCTTTATTCATATACAGCCTAAGTTAAGGCTGCAAAGTTATGATTTCAAATCGTTGCGCAAGAAAATCTCTTGTAACAAACTGTAATTCAATTATTTCAAAGAACTATTTTCGATTTTTAGTGGACAGTAATGATTGAATATATCAAATCATCCAACATATCTTTATTCAATTTTTAGATATTGATTAATCAGTTTTATATGGCTTTCTATAATATTTCTTGATGAATAAGAACTTCTATATTGCCCCATATCAAAAGTAATTTCTTTATTTAGTATACTTCTAATGCCTTTCGCTAAATCATCAGAATCTTTAAATTTTGCCAGATATCCTGTTTGACCTGTTTTTACTAGCTCCGGTATGCCTGTTGTATCAAAACCAACAACTGGAGTTCCACACAAGATATTTTCTAATATAACAAGGGAGAAATTCTCACATAAAGATGGTGTAACAAAAAGGTCACTTGCATTACATATAAGAGACAACATAGTATCATCATATACTCTACCTAAAAAACGAATGGGATATTTTGTATTGTCAACCGTTTCTTGATTATAACCACTTCCATATACTACTATCAGAATATTATCTAAATCTATTCTATTTATTGCTTCCTCAAGATATTTCCAACCTTTATAAGGATTATCTTGCCCCGCAACACAACCAAAAGTGATAATTATTCTATCTTGTGGCAAATTCAAAATCTGACGAACGACTTTCTTATCAATAGGTTTAAATATTGTTTCATCTATCACATTAGGAATTGTATATACTATTTTATTTCTTAACGCAAATGATTTTTTAGCACAACTTGCCATCCATCGACTTGGAGATATGAAATTAAGATTTGAATATTTTGAAAACAATCTTTCTTTAGATTTTAA
The Bacteroides caecimuris DNA segment above includes these coding regions:
- a CDS encoding acyltransferase family protein, whose protein sequence is MIFFAISGFFYAHNELFSFNNYIRGLVKKVKRIYPAYIVTMILAFVMCNLSLDYIRINFTEWSNSFWQSRVPLFELIKQLFILIPSDTKLLNPPVWYMVVEVRMFILMPLIVYFANRFSYKWKLLVYIAFLTLGLFVYRFLFCFIIGLLMHLFIDNSVKFRNWLSHSRINSLFLLLTSIIMLDVRNIFLGDDSTLLLFIQSIAAAMIVAVVYLNRFKCLSFKPIVYMGNISYEFYLIHFVVLLSFKTLETFFVLYIILSLLVSIMLAIIINKLVNDLW
- a CDS encoding glycosyltransferase; this translates as MMKIVHIQASMPPSGNAAYRLSTIMRNYGLDSYVLNLMPSFKKDNAYVNVAKRGRIFGKIVDYGVKKIKTFRIRKNVYFYTPLPAIGRDLVSMSLIKEADVIYVHWVSGLLSINNIENLAKTGKPIFFFMHDMWTFTGGCHHSMECEGYHLSCENCNMFEWHSFFPCAHLKSKERLFSKYSNLNFISPSRWMASCAKKSFALRNKIVYTIPNVIDETIFKPIDKKVVRQILNLPQDRIIITFGCVAGQDNPYKGWKYLEEAINRIDLDNILIVVYGSGYNQETVDNTKYPIRFLGRVYDDTMLSLICNASDLFVTPSLCENFSLVILENILCGTPVVGFDTTGIPELVKTGQTGYLAKFKDSDDLAKGIRSILNKEITFDMGQYRSSYSSRNIIESHIKLINQYLKIE